A window of Chitinophaga sp. MM2321 contains these coding sequences:
- a CDS encoding DUF6660 family protein, translating to MKWLVYILSVYIILLSCIPCNDASAAMLLKSTTIENTDTPSGHEAHADYCSPLCICSCCNTQITTGAVILLNYSGRQTMIGYPPLPLAPLPALSDNIWQPPQLV from the coding sequence ATGAAATGGTTGGTATACATATTAAGCGTCTACATCATCCTGTTGTCCTGCATTCCCTGCAACGACGCCAGTGCTGCCATGCTGCTTAAAAGTACCACTATTGAAAATACAGACACGCCGAGCGGACATGAAGCGCATGCTGACTATTGCTCACCTTTATGCATTTGCAGTTGCTGCAATACACAAATTACAACCGGAGCGGTTATCCTGCTTAATTATTCCGGCAGGCAAACCATGATCGGTTACCCACCATTACCTCTTGCCCCGCTTCCCGCTTTATCAGATAACATCTGGCAACCTCCACAGCTGGTTTAG
- a CDS encoding LytTR family DNA-binding domain-containing protein has product MNCLIVDDNKMARTAMNQLASHVAHLHIAGECSSAMEAYNLLQEEKIDLLLLDIEMPGMSGLELTRNLGKKRPVIIFTTVNKDYAVEAFELNVADYLIKPVSPARFIQAIEKAREILDSNSGELQVSETEFVFIRDNGVLKRIRTEEILFMEAMGDYVKLYTAQKFHAIHTTLKALEEKLSPSRFMRVHRSYIVALDKIEIIEDGNIIIQKNAIPVADTYKAALNNKLNLL; this is encoded by the coding sequence ATGAACTGTCTGATAGTAGACGATAACAAGATGGCCCGTACCGCCATGAACCAGTTGGCCAGCCACGTAGCGCACCTGCATATTGCAGGGGAGTGCAGCAGCGCCATGGAAGCATACAACCTCCTGCAGGAGGAAAAGATCGATCTGCTGCTGCTGGATATTGAAATGCCCGGCATGAGCGGACTGGAATTAACCCGGAACCTGGGAAAGAAGCGTCCGGTCATCATCTTTACCACAGTTAACAAAGATTATGCAGTAGAAGCATTTGAATTGAATGTGGCAGACTACCTGATCAAGCCCGTTAGCCCTGCCCGGTTTATCCAGGCCATTGAAAAAGCCAGGGAAATCCTTGACAGCAACAGCGGAGAGCTACAGGTATCCGAAACTGAATTTGTATTTATCCGCGACAACGGTGTTTTAAAAAGAATACGTACGGAAGAAATTCTCTTCATGGAAGCCATGGGCGATTATGTAAAACTCTATACTGCACAGAAGTTCCATGCCATTCATACAACATTGAAAGCATTGGAAGAAAAGCTGTCGCCCTCCCGGTTCATGCGCGTACACCGCTCTTATATTGTGGCATTGGACAAGATAGAAATAATAGAAGACGGTAATATCATCATACAAAAAAATGCCATACCGGTGGCTGATACCTATAAAGCGGCGCTGAACAATAAACTCAACCTGTTATAA
- a CDS encoding ATP-binding protein, protein MQPKRIKYYLLGLFITGMILFIVLQFNSAKNIRKLISGNEQLLQELNVKNEMQKLQTNMAKTDSKVRGAVISRDTLHITGIEADIAVIRADLKEINKMVKNDSTDKLLTQLNYLVDEKNNFNMLVLDTFYSTGKMAAEKMINNQRGKRLGEAITGILHQLDTTRQTEVNRTANLIDTSGQKAQSWGSVLVLFACLTSLLAFLYITSRIHKQEQLIEALDESRQQEKKLAAVKDQFLANMSHEIRTPMNAVMGFTHLLQAQPLNERSQEYVSAIAGAGRNLLEIINDILDISKIESGMMRIEATSFSLHGILHALYTMFRPKAEEKHLQLTVTIDDQVPDLLYGDGMRLTQVLVNLTSNAIKFTSEGAVDIHVACIKAAGNIVRIVFTVRDTGIGIEPAKLDSIFDRFNQAEASTTRKYGGTGLGLTIVKQLIELQDGTITVESKPGAGSTFKVELPYTPGEFLPENGEGSYAEHDPLPLHPDVWLLVAEDNRMNQNLLRHLLTSWQLQYKVVNNGKEALQAIEKQHFDLVLMDIQMPEMDGYTAVQKIRHELHSNIPVIAMTAHAMAGERDKCLQMGMSEYISKPIQEDDLYRLIQLYTGKSATQTLPAYQHYTSENGTPHLIRMQYLQDLSKGNKAFEKNMLEQFISQLPEDLSLLKNAITSNDVAAIRATAHNLKTTVSFTGLEIHLYPILEQLEHIDENNYNAAAVTELFNTLKQLCLQAIQEAIDIIL, encoded by the coding sequence ATGCAGCCTAAAAGAATAAAATATTACCTCCTCGGCCTGTTTATCACCGGCATGATCTTATTCATAGTGCTGCAATTTAATTCCGCTAAAAACATCCGCAAACTTATTTCAGGAAATGAACAACTGCTGCAGGAACTCAATGTAAAAAATGAGATGCAGAAGCTGCAAACGAATATGGCTAAAACGGACAGCAAAGTACGTGGCGCCGTTATTTCAAGAGATACACTGCATATTACCGGTATTGAAGCAGATATTGCCGTGATCAGGGCAGACCTGAAGGAAATCAACAAGATGGTGAAGAACGACAGTACAGACAAGCTGCTGACGCAACTCAACTACCTCGTGGATGAGAAGAACAATTTCAATATGCTCGTGCTGGATACCTTCTACAGCACCGGGAAAATGGCTGCGGAGAAGATGATCAACAACCAGCGGGGTAAACGGCTGGGCGAGGCTATCACGGGTATTCTGCATCAACTGGACACTACGCGGCAAACGGAAGTAAACCGTACTGCAAACCTGATTGATACCAGCGGACAAAAAGCACAAAGCTGGGGATCGGTACTCGTTCTTTTCGCCTGTCTCACCAGCCTGCTGGCCTTTCTTTATATTACCAGCCGGATACATAAGCAGGAACAACTCATTGAAGCACTCGATGAGTCCCGACAGCAGGAAAAAAAGCTCGCTGCGGTAAAAGATCAGTTCCTGGCGAATATGAGCCATGAGATCCGTACACCGATGAATGCGGTGATGGGTTTTACTCACCTGTTACAGGCCCAGCCCCTGAATGAAAGATCACAGGAATATGTAAGCGCCATCGCAGGTGCGGGCAGGAACCTGCTGGAAATTATCAACGACATCCTGGATATTTCGAAGATAGAATCCGGTATGATGCGCATAGAAGCAACGTCATTTAGTTTGCATGGAATACTGCATGCACTATACACCATGTTCAGACCCAAGGCAGAAGAAAAACACCTGCAACTGACCGTAACAATCGATGACCAGGTGCCTGATCTCCTGTATGGAGACGGGATGCGGCTTACACAGGTGCTGGTTAACCTTACCAGTAACGCCATTAAATTCACCTCAGAAGGCGCTGTTGATATTCACGTAGCCTGCATTAAAGCAGCAGGCAACATAGTTCGTATAGTATTCACCGTTAGAGATACCGGTATTGGCATCGAACCCGCCAAACTGGATAGTATCTTCGACCGGTTTAATCAGGCGGAAGCCTCTACCACACGCAAATACGGCGGCACCGGGCTTGGACTCACCATCGTAAAACAACTAATAGAATTACAGGACGGTACCATTACTGTTGAGAGCAAACCAGGCGCTGGCAGTACTTTCAAGGTAGAACTACCTTATACACCCGGAGAGTTCCTGCCGGAAAACGGCGAAGGCAGCTATGCCGAGCATGACCCCTTGCCGCTTCATCCGGACGTATGGCTGTTGGTAGCAGAAGATAACAGGATGAATCAAAACCTCCTCCGGCATTTATTGACCAGCTGGCAACTGCAATATAAAGTGGTGAACAATGGAAAGGAAGCCCTGCAAGCCATTGAAAAACAACATTTCGACCTGGTGCTGATGGATATACAAATGCCTGAAATGGACGGCTATACAGCCGTACAGAAGATCCGGCATGAACTGCATTCAAATATTCCCGTAATAGCCATGACGGCACATGCAATGGCGGGCGAGCGGGATAAATGCCTCCAGATGGGGATGAGTGAATACATCTCCAAACCTATACAGGAAGATGACCTTTATCGCTTGATACAACTATATACAGGTAAGTCTGCCACCCAAACACTCCCGGCTTACCAGCACTATACGAGCGAAAACGGAACACCGCATCTCATCCGCATGCAATACCTCCAGGACCTTTCCAAAGGCAATAAAGCCTTTGAAAAAAACATGCTGGAGCAATTTATTTCCCAGCTGCCGGAAGATCTTTCCCTGTTGAAAAATGCTATTACCTCCAATGATGTTGCAGCCATCCGTGCAACAGCGCATAACCTTAAAACTACCGTGTCTTTTACAGGACTGGAAATACACCTCTATCCCATCCTGGAACAACTGGAACACATAGATGAAAACAATTACAATGCAGCAGCAGTTACAGAATTGTTTAACACGCTGAAACAGCTGTGTTTACAGGCTATTCAGGAAGCTATAGACATTATATTATAG